In Brachypodium distachyon strain Bd21 chromosome 2, Brachypodium_distachyon_v3.0, whole genome shotgun sequence, one genomic interval encodes:
- the LOC100828687 gene encoding putative glutamine amidotransferase GAT1_2.1 — MTSSSPDLLPRVLIVSRRTVRKNKFVDFVGEYHLDLLVGYGAVPVIVPRVSGVHAMIDAFEPIHGVLLCEGEDIDPSLYAAGAGDEDEDRGLSAEQMEAVRRRHPSDAAMADHEKDSIELLLARRCLDKGIPFLGICRGSQVLNVASGGSLYRDLELELGGHGAVVRHIDYGDYDAHRHPVRVLPGTPLRDWFAVEDETIMVNSYHHQGVRRLAPRFAPMAFAPDGLVEAFYDPAEYSPGEGKFAVGLQFHPERMRKQCASAGAGEEDEFDYPGCPVPYREFVRAAAAYQAKQQLKLKLKLKPMPMPMPMPARALDAPVRAQAKPEKQQRKVILRSLSLAKNLCYTFGRGGGNGGARTEEEFDAGAEIMEPESTAAALSAQQEKRLKQMGATVRNASGYMDRVKAQQSEEREGAARALMAKMSASQLSSLAAFYRAMGSICAEVLDAKLAASS, encoded by the exons ATGACTTCCTCCTCCCCTGATCTCCTCCCCCGCGTGCTCATCGTCTCCCGCCGCACCGTCCGCAAGAACAAGTTCGTCGACTTCGTCG GGGAGTACCACCTGGACTTGCTCGTGGGCTACGGGGCGGTGCCGGTGATCGTGCCCAGGGTGTCCGGCGTGCACGCCATGATCGACGCCTTCGAGCCCATCCATGGCGTCCTTCTCTGCGAGGGCGAGGACATCGACCCTTCCCTctacgccgccggcgccggagacgaagacgaagaccGCGGCCTGTCGGCGGAGCAGATGGAGGCcgtgcggcggcgccacccgAGCgacgcggccatggcggaccACGAGAAGGACTCCatcgagctcctcctcgcccgccgctgcctcgACAAGGGCATCCCTTTCCTCGGCATCTGCCGCGGCTCCCAGGTACTCAACGTCGCCTCCGGCGGCTCCCTCTATCGCGacctcgagctcgagctcggcggccatggcgccgtgGTTCGGCACATCGACTATGGCGACTACGACGCGCACCGGCACCCGGTGCGCGTGCTCCCGGGCACGCCGCTGCGCGACTGgttcgccgtggaggacgagaCGATCATGGTGAACAGCTACCACCACCAGGGCGTCCGCCGCCTGGCGCCGCGGTTCGCGCCCATGGCGTTCGCGCCGGACGGGCTCGTGGAGGCCTTCTACGACCCGGCTGAGTACAGCCCCGGGGAAGGGAAGTTCGCCGTGGGGCTCCAGTTCCACCCGGAGCGCATGCGCAAGCAGTgcgcctccgccggagccggagaagaagacgagtTCGACTACCCCGGCTGCCCCGTTCCCTACCGCGAGttcgtccgcgccgccgccgcctaccaGGCCAAGCAGcagctcaagctcaagctcaagctcaagcccATGCCCATGCCCATGCCCATGCCGGCGCGCGCTCTGGACGCGCCCGTGCGCGCGCAGGCCAAGCCGGAGAAGCAGCAGCGCAAGGTGATCCTCCGGAGCTTATCGCTTGCCAAGAACCTGTGCTACACCTtcggccgaggcggcggcaatggcggagcgcggacggaggaggagttcgacgccggcgccgagatCATGGAGCCGGagtccacggcggcggcgctgagcGCGCAGCAGGAGAAGAGGCTGAAGCAGATGGGCGCGACGGTGCGGAACGCGTCCGGGTACATGGACAGGGTGAAGGCGCAGCAGagcgaggagagggagggcgcggcgagggcgcTCATGGCCAAGATGTCGGCATCGCAGCTCTCCAGCCTCGCCGCCTTCTACCGCGCCATGGGCAGCATCTGCGCCGAGGTGCTCGACGCCAAATTAGCTGCTAGTAGCTAG
- the LOC100831238 gene encoding L-Ala-D/L-amino acid epimerase, producing the protein MDTSVSSSSSSPLLRLSRNSTSPRSTVNPGPRVAPARGGGRQLPAVTRLRAISPSPSPTPPMETFGFEALKETFSVDVSAAEARPLDVPLAAPFTIASSRLESVSNVAVRVELSSGAVGWGEAPVLPSVTAEDQPAALAAVGRACAKLAGAPSAPLGAVLEDVAAALPGHAFASARAGVEMAVIDAVANSIRVPLWRLFGGASNSVTTDITIPIVTPNEAAQLAAKYRGQGFQTLKLKVGKNLNSDIEVLKAIRLVHPDCSFILDANEGYTANQAIEVLDRLNEMGVTPVLFEQPVHRDDWEGLRDVSTAAMEKYRVAVAADESCRGLLDAQKIINGNLSHVINIKLAKLGVLGALEVIDAARKAGIALMIGGMVETRIAMGFAGHLAAGLGCFSFIDLDTPLLLSEDPVYGGYEASGPLYKFTNARGHGGFLHLDNNNGSK; encoded by the exons ATGGACAcctccgtctcctcctcctcctcctcgccgcttCTCCGGCTTTCTCGAAACTCCACCAGCCCGAGATCGACCGTCAACCCGGGTCCTCGCGTGGCCccggcccgcggcggcggccgccagctcccCGCCGTCACCCGCCTCCGCGCCATCtcaccgtctccatctccgacGCCGCCGATGGAGACCTTCGGCTTCGAGGCTCTCAAGGAGACCTTCTCCGTGGACGTgtccgcggcggaggcgcgcccGCTCGACgtgccgctggcggcgcccTTCACCATCGCGTCCTCGCGCCTGGAGTCCGTCTCCAACGTCGCCGTGCGCGTCGAGCTCTCCAGCGGCGCCGTCGGCTGGGGCGAGGCCCCCGTCCTGCCCTCCGTCACCGCCGAGGACCAGCCCGCCGCGCTTGCCGCCGTCGGCCGCGCCTGCGCCAagctcgccggcgcccccagCGCGCCCCTCGGCGCCGTGCTCGaggacgtcgccgccgcgctccctGGACACGCCTTCGCCTCG GCCAGAGCAGGAGTGGAGATGGCAGTGATTGATGCAGTTGCTAATAGCATCCGCGTACCTCTGTGGAGATTATTTGGAGGAGCATCAAATAGCGTGACAACTGACATCACG ATTCCAATCGTGACACCAAATGAAGCTGCTCAATTGGCTGCAAAATATCGAGGACAGGGGTTTCAAACTCTAAAGCTCAAAGTAGGGAAAAACTTGAACTCAGATATAGAAGTTCTGAAGGCTATACGTCTTGTCCATCCTGATTGCTCATTTATTTTGGATGCAAATGAAGGGTATACAGCAAATCAAGCCATTGAAGTTCTTGACAGACTAAACG AAATGGGAGTGACTCCTGTACTCTTTGAGCAACCAGTTCATAGAGATGATTGGGAAGGCCTCCGTGATGTTAGCACTGCTGCCATGGAGAAATACAgagttgctgttgctgctgatgAAAGTTGTCGGGGTTTACTTGATGCTCAGAAAATAATAAATGGAAATCTTTCTCATGTTATTAACATCAAACTGGCAAAGTTAGGGGTTCTTGGAGCCCTCGAAGTAATTGATGCTGCGAGAAAGGCTGGTATTGCACTGATGATTGGTGGTATGGTCGAGACTAGGATTGCCATGGGCTTTGCTGGTCATCTAGCTGCTGGGCTTGGTTGTTTCAG TTTTATTGACCTGGACACACCTCTTTTGTTGTCTGAAGATCCAGTTTACGGTGGCTATGAAG CTTCTGGACCTCTCTACAAGTTCACGAATGCCCGAGGTCATGGTGGTTTCCTTCACTTGGACAATAACAATGGATCA AAATGA
- the LOC100837161 gene encoding reticulon-like protein B4 has product MCSGELHRKPRTSSKKMATRFPATHSHRAPRLFGRERPLHAALGGRQAADIILWRRKEVSASILGAATAAWVLFEVAEFHFLTLACYAAMIAMLTFFIWTNASGFLNLPVPRIPETLLSERTARQVILGLHRRLTWFVYRLYDIACGKDIKMFILTVASLYIGSVIASCFSSLTLLYLVVVFGMTVPALYERYESEVDHLAARAVHDLRSHFAEMDSGVLRKIPRGAGATVH; this is encoded by the exons atgtGCTCGGGAGAACTTCATCGAAAACCTCGAACCAGCAGCAAAAAAATGGCGACAAGGTTTCCTGCAACGCACAGCCACAGGGCGCCCAGGCTCTTCGGCAGGGAAAGGCCGCTCCATGCCGCCCTTGGTGGACGCCAAG CCGCGGACATCATcctgtggaggaggaaggaggtgtCGGCGTCGATCCTcggcgcggcgacggcggcgtgggtGCTGTTCGAGGTCGCCGAGTTCCACTTCCTCACGCTGGCGTGCTACGCCGCCATGATCGCCATGCTCACCTTCTTCATCTGGACCAACGCCTCTGGTTTCCTCAACCT GCCTGTTCCAAGAATCCCTGAAACCCTGTTGTCGGAGAGGACCGCCAGGCAGGTGATCCTGGGCTTGCACAGGAGGCTCACCTGGTTCGTCTACAGGCTATACGACATTGCCTGCGGCAAGGACATCAAGATGTTCATCCTT ACGGTGGCGTCTCTGTACATCGGGTCAGTGATCGCCAGCTGCTTCAGCTCCCTCACCCTGCTCTACCTCG TTGTGGTGTTCGGCATGACGGTGCCGGCGCTGTACGAGCGGTACGAGAGCGAGGTGGACCACCTGGCAGCCAGAGCGGTGCACGATCTCCGGAGCCACTTCGCGGAGATGGATTCAGGCGTTCTCAGGAAGATCCCAAGAGGCGCAGGGGCTACTGTCCACTGA